A genomic region of Miscanthus floridulus cultivar M001 chromosome 3, ASM1932011v1, whole genome shotgun sequence contains the following coding sequences:
- the LOC136544908 gene encoding proline-rich receptor-like protein kinase PERK2 isoform X2, with protein MAVAPRPPTRRGSAPLARSLPHPSPTSSSTAPGSGHRRPRAPPVWLSVLLDPTPRSSPRSPPPASPPTPSPYRVTRAACRRPSVPDVEDAGSPIHEIKRKVVLCIYPKMNNQAVILLEHLLVHLTLYTEKAASKSICCYPWLYVSCYTVG; from the exons ATGGCCGTGGCTCCTCGCCCGCCCACGCGGCGTGGTAGCGCCCCCCTCGCCCGCTCCTTGCCGCATCCCTCCCCCACTTCTTCATCCACCGCCCCAGGTTCCGGCCATCGTCGGCCCCGGGCTCCGCCGGTTTGGCTGTCGGTGCTGTTAGATCCAACGCCGCGGTCTTCaccgcgctcgccgccgcctgcGTCGCCACCTACGCCATCACCGTATCGCGTGACCCGGGCCGCGTGCCGGCGTCCTTCGGTGCCCGACGTCGAGGACGCCGGGAGCCCCATCCACGAGATCAAGCGCAAG GTGGTGCTGTGCATTTACCCAAAGATGAACAACCAGGCAGTGATTCTTCTAGAACATCTATT AGTTCATTTGACGCTGTATACTGAGAAAGCAGCTTCAAAAAGCATTTGCTGTTATCCTTGGCTGTATGTCAGCTGCTATACTGTTGGCTGA
- the LOC136544908 gene encoding proline-rich receptor-like protein kinase PERK2 isoform X1, which produces MAVAPRPPTRRGSAPLARSLPHPSPTSSSTAPGSGHRRPRAPPVWLSVLLDPTPRSSPRSPPPASPPTPSPYRVTRAACRRPSVPDVEDAGSPIHEIKRKVVLCIYPKMNNQAVILLEHLFEYMTCVMEALKLEDTIKNYERRDANGWKYVSSFRESRSGKIGSILDTIEFI; this is translated from the exons ATGGCCGTGGCTCCTCGCCCGCCCACGCGGCGTGGTAGCGCCCCCCTCGCCCGCTCCTTGCCGCATCCCTCCCCCACTTCTTCATCCACCGCCCCAGGTTCCGGCCATCGTCGGCCCCGGGCTCCGCCGGTTTGGCTGTCGGTGCTGTTAGATCCAACGCCGCGGTCTTCaccgcgctcgccgccgcctgcGTCGCCACCTACGCCATCACCGTATCGCGTGACCCGGGCCGCGTGCCGGCGTCCTTCGGTGCCCGACGTCGAGGACGCCGGGAGCCCCATCCACGAGATCAAGCGCAAG GTGGTGCTGTGCATTTACCCAAAGATGAACAACCAGGCAGTGATTCTTCTAGAACATCTATT TGAGTATATGACTTGTGTCATGGAAGCCCTCAAGCTAGAAGACACGATAAAAAATTATGAACGCCGTGATGCTAATGGATG GAAATATGTATCAAGTTTTAGAGAGAGTCGTTCGGGCAAAATTGGATCAATTTTGGACACTATTG AGTTCATTTGA